The Pseudolabrys sp. FHR47 genome contains a region encoding:
- a CDS encoding polyprenyl synthetase family protein: MSSQPSSFADKLNAVASDSEALLARLLDGTPLSGETARPERLIAAMRHAVLGGGKRLRPFLVVESAALFDAPREGALLTGAALELLHCYSLVHDDLPAMDNDDLRRGRPTVHKAYDEATAILAGDALLTLAFDILARDEVHNDAGVRIALVRDLARASGLGGMAGGQMLDLSAEGRFAAKRMLSENEIVTLQAMKTGALLRFACRAGAILGQANAVHLAAMEQYGAAIGEAFQIADDLLDVEGDAATLGKAAGKDAGAGKATLVAALGVAGARAKLESLIERAEAALAPFGAKADTLRAAARFIAERRN, from the coding sequence ATGAGTTCCCAACCGAGTTCGTTTGCCGACAAGCTCAATGCCGTGGCCAGCGACAGCGAAGCGCTGCTGGCGCGCCTGCTCGACGGCACGCCGCTTTCCGGCGAGACGGCGCGGCCGGAGCGGCTGATCGCGGCGATGCGCCACGCCGTGCTCGGCGGTGGCAAAAGGCTGCGGCCTTTTCTCGTTGTCGAAAGCGCCGCTCTGTTCGACGCCCCGCGTGAAGGCGCGCTGCTGACGGGCGCCGCGCTCGAACTGCTGCACTGCTATTCGCTGGTCCATGACGACCTGCCGGCGATGGACAATGATGACCTGCGCCGCGGCAGGCCCACCGTGCACAAGGCCTATGACGAAGCCACCGCCATTCTTGCCGGCGATGCGCTGCTGACTTTGGCCTTCGACATTCTCGCGCGCGACGAGGTGCACAATGATGCGGGCGTTCGCATCGCGCTGGTGCGCGATCTTGCGCGCGCATCCGGCCTTGGCGGCATGGCCGGCGGACAGATGCTCGATCTATCCGCCGAGGGACGCTTCGCGGCCAAGCGTATGTTGAGCGAAAATGAGATCGTCACTTTGCAGGCGATGAAGACCGGCGCGCTGCTGCGCTTTGCCTGCCGCGCCGGCGCCATCCTGGGTCAGGCGAACGCCGTGCACCTCGCCGCGATGGAACAATACGGCGCCGCGATCGGCGAAGCCTTCCAGATCGCCGACGACCTGCTCGACGTCGAAGGCGATGCAGCGACGCTCGGCAAGGCCGCCGGCAAGGACGCGGGCGCAGGCAAAGCGACTCTGGTCGCCGCGCTCGGCGTTGCCGGTGCGCGCGCGAAACTCGAAAGTTTGATCGAAAGGGCGGAGGCCGCGCTGGCACCGTTCGGCGCCAAGGCCGATACTCTGCGCGCCGCCGCCCGCTTCATCGCCGAACGGCGAAACTGA
- a CDS encoding MaoC/PaaZ C-terminal domain-containing protein, whose amino-acid sequence MPLNADALLAAQLPPIERTYGSKDCILYALGVGLGYDPTNEDELAFVYEKNLKVLPTFAVVPAFDYSWMLRPEFGLTWSHIVHGEETIVLHAPIPTQGTVIGRERVVGVIDKGEGKGALLFHERSLVDKATGTLLATLKQTTFCRADGGFGGPRRDTPASHPIPDRAPDIICDLPTRPEMALIYRLSGDDNPLHAEPAFARAAGFPRPILHGLATMGVAGHALLKTVCGYDPARLASMAVRFSAPVFPGETIRTEIWQNSDEAGAVVSFRARVKERDVIAINNGRAEVKE is encoded by the coding sequence ATGCCGTTGAACGCCGACGCTCTTCTTGCCGCCCAGCTCCCGCCCATTGAGCGCACTTACGGTTCGAAGGATTGCATCCTCTATGCGCTCGGCGTCGGCCTCGGTTACGACCCGACCAATGAGGATGAACTCGCTTTCGTCTACGAGAAGAACCTCAAGGTCCTGCCGACTTTCGCGGTCGTGCCGGCCTTCGATTATTCGTGGATGCTGCGGCCCGAGTTCGGCCTGACCTGGAGCCATATCGTCCACGGCGAGGAGACCATCGTTCTTCATGCGCCGATCCCGACGCAAGGCACGGTGATCGGGCGGGAGCGCGTCGTCGGTGTCATCGACAAGGGTGAGGGCAAGGGCGCGCTGCTCTTCCACGAGCGCAGCCTCGTCGACAAGGCGACCGGCACTTTGCTCGCTACCTTGAAGCAGACAACGTTCTGCCGCGCCGATGGCGGGTTTGGCGGTCCGCGGCGCGACACGCCGGCGTCGCATCCGATTCCCGATCGCGCGCCGGATATCATCTGCGATCTGCCGACGCGGCCGGAAATGGCGCTGATCTATCGGTTGTCCGGCGACGACAATCCTTTGCATGCCGAGCCGGCCTTCGCGCGGGCGGCTGGCTTCCCGCGGCCGATCCTGCATGGTCTCGCCACCATGGGCGTCGCCGGTCACGCGCTGCTGAAGACGGTGTGCGGCTACGACCCGGCTCGTCTCGCTTCCATGGCGGTGCGGTTTTCGGCGCCGGTATTTCCTGGCGAAACGATCCGCACCGAGATCTGGCAGAACAGCGATGAAGCGGGCGCTGTTGTCTCGTTCCGCGCCCGTGTTAAGGAGCGGGACGTCATCGCCATCAATAACGGGCGAGCCGAAGTAAAAGAGTAG
- the ispG gene encoding flavodoxin-dependent (E)-4-hydroxy-3-methylbut-2-enyl-diphosphate synthase, which yields MSPAARHRTVAVDVAGVTVGGGAPIVVQSMTNTDTADVEGTARQIAALARAGSELVRITVDRDEAAAAVPAIKERLAQMNVRVPIVGDFHYNGHTLLSDYPGCAEALDKYRINPGNVGFKNKRDPQFTQIVEMAIKHGKPVRIGVNWGSLDQELLTKLMDENSQSANPIDARAVTHEAMVQSALLSAARAEEIGLPKNRIILSAKVSAVQDLIAVYTELARRSDYALHLGLTEAGMGTKGIVASAASMGVLLQQGIGDTIRISLTPEPGGDRTREVQVAQELLQTMGLRTFVPLVAACPGCGRTTSTTFQELASDIQSFIRDSMPEWKTRYPGVETLNVAVMGCIVNGPGESKHADIGISLPGTGEQPTAPVFIDGKKAATLRGATLSADFKQMVIDYIERRWGTGSRTAAE from the coding sequence ATGAGCCCCGCCGCCCGTCACAGAACCGTCGCAGTCGATGTTGCCGGCGTCACCGTCGGCGGCGGCGCGCCGATCGTCGTGCAGTCGATGACCAACACCGACACCGCCGATGTCGAGGGCACCGCGCGCCAAATCGCGGCGCTGGCGAGAGCCGGTTCGGAACTCGTGCGCATCACGGTCGATCGCGACGAGGCCGCGGCCGCGGTGCCGGCGATCAAGGAGCGGCTGGCGCAAATGAATGTGCGCGTGCCGATCGTCGGCGACTTCCACTACAACGGCCATACGCTGCTCAGCGATTATCCGGGCTGTGCCGAGGCGCTCGACAAGTACCGCATCAATCCCGGCAATGTCGGCTTCAAGAACAAGCGCGATCCGCAATTCACCCAGATCGTCGAGATGGCGATCAAACACGGCAAGCCGGTGCGCATCGGCGTCAACTGGGGCTCGCTCGATCAGGAGCTTCTGACGAAGCTGATGGACGAGAACTCCCAGTCGGCCAATCCGATCGACGCCCGCGCCGTGACGCACGAAGCCATGGTGCAGTCGGCGCTGCTGTCCGCGGCGCGCGCCGAGGAGATCGGCCTGCCGAAGAATCGCATCATCCTGTCGGCCAAGGTCTCCGCGGTGCAGGACCTCATCGCGGTTTACACCGAGCTTGCGCGCCGCTCCGATTACGCGCTGCATCTCGGCCTCACCGAAGCCGGCATGGGGACCAAGGGCATTGTCGCCTCGGCGGCGTCGATGGGCGTGCTGCTGCAGCAGGGTATCGGCGACACCATCCGCATTTCGCTGACGCCCGAGCCGGGCGGTGATCGCACGCGCGAAGTTCAGGTGGCGCAGGAACTGCTGCAGACCATGGGCCTGCGCACTTTCGTGCCGCTGGTCGCGGCGTGCCCCGGTTGCGGCCGCACGACGTCGACGACGTTCCAGGAACTGGCCTCCGACATCCAGAGCTTCATCCGCGACTCGATGCCGGAATGGAAGACGCGCTATCCCGGCGTGGAGACTTTGAATGTTGCTGTGATGGGCTGCATCGTCAACGGCCCCGGCGAATCCAAGCACGCCGACATCGGCATCTCGCTGCCCGGCACCGGCGAACAGCCGACCGCGCCGGTCTTCATCGACGGCAAGAAGGCTGCGACCTTGCGCGGTGCGACATTGAGCGCCGATTTCAAGCAGATGGTGATCGACTATATCGAACGCCGCTGGGGCACCGGCTCGCGCACCGCGGCCGAGTAG
- a CDS encoding lipopolysaccharide assembly protein LapB, whose translation MRSNSSDGKARPAAVAEALQHARHALETGRPVDAERIASEVLAANAGEREAAKVLGYALMMLGRDDEAVAVLEKAARGNRDAEADTAYGIALRQAGRGDEAIAAFNRAIKRDPKYPMAFYELGRTLAERGRINEAIAAYRQGIAIAPAMIDMIARLGNCYLAAGDRKNARQCFERVLGLAPGHYAAAEALGMVLIDDRDYAQAAVLFRAMVTANPDNAHARLGLANCMLHLGKDGAAYDNMRAAAERGPKFYGQALRLAVTAQRGRFWLRPSDAARAIKEKR comes from the coding sequence ATGCGCTCGAATTCCTCCGACGGCAAAGCGCGACCGGCCGCCGTGGCGGAGGCGCTGCAGCATGCGCGCCACGCGCTCGAAACCGGCCGGCCCGTCGATGCCGAACGCATCGCGTCCGAAGTTCTTGCGGCCAATGCCGGCGAGCGCGAAGCGGCCAAGGTGCTCGGCTATGCGCTGATGATGCTCGGCCGGGATGACGAAGCTGTCGCCGTTCTCGAAAAGGCCGCGCGCGGCAACCGCGATGCCGAAGCCGACACCGCTTACGGGATCGCGCTGCGGCAGGCCGGCCGCGGCGACGAGGCTATCGCGGCCTTCAATCGCGCCATCAAGCGCGATCCGAAATATCCGATGGCCTTCTACGAACTGGGCAGGACCTTGGCCGAACGCGGCCGCATAAATGAAGCCATCGCGGCGTACAGGCAGGGCATCGCGATCGCGCCGGCCATGATCGACATGATCGCCCGGCTCGGCAATTGCTACCTCGCCGCCGGTGACCGGAAGAATGCACGCCAGTGTTTCGAGCGCGTGCTCGGTCTTGCGCCGGGACATTATGCCGCCGCCGAAGCGCTCGGCATGGTGCTGATAGACGATCGCGATTATGCGCAGGCCGCGGTTCTGTTTCGTGCCATGGTCACGGCCAATCCGGACAATGCACATGCCCGGCTCGGCCTCGCCAATTGCATGCTGCATCTCGGCAAGGATGGCGCGGCCTATGACAACATGCGCGCGGCCGCCGAACGCGGTCCGAAGTTCTACGGGCAGGCGCTCCGCCTCGCCGTGACCGCGCAGCGCGGCCGTTTCTGGCTACGCCCGAGCGATGCCGCCCGCGCCATCAAGGAAAAACGATAG
- a CDS encoding acyl-CoA dehydrogenase family protein, translated as MTGPRDQYSDIRESVRALCARFPGEYWRELDRERAYPTAFVDALTEAGYLAALIPEEYGGSGLPVSAAAAVMEEVHAAGCNGAACHAQMYTMGTILRHGSPAQKQAYLPGIASGDLRLQAFGVTEPTSGTDTLSLRTTARREGDHYVINGQKIWTSRAEHSDLMLLLARTTPKEEVKKRTDGLSVFLVDMKLARGASITIKPIRTMMNHATTEVFFDDLRVPAENLIGEEGKGFRYILSGMNTERILIASECIGDAKWFIDKASAYAKERVLFGRPIGQNQGVQFPIARAYAQMRAAELMVHEACRKYEAGEDLGAEANMAKLLAADASWAAADMCVQTHGGFGFAEEYDVERKFRETRLYQVAPISTNLILSYLAEHVLGLPRSY; from the coding sequence ATGACCGGGCCGCGCGATCAATATAGCGATATTCGTGAATCCGTGCGCGCACTGTGCGCCAGGTTTCCCGGCGAATACTGGCGCGAGCTCGATCGCGAGCGCGCTTATCCGACCGCCTTCGTCGATGCGCTGACCGAAGCCGGTTATCTCGCCGCCCTGATTCCGGAAGAGTATGGCGGCAGCGGTCTGCCGGTTTCAGCCGCGGCCGCGGTGATGGAAGAAGTGCATGCGGCCGGCTGCAACGGCGCCGCCTGCCATGCGCAGATGTATACGATGGGGACCATCCTGCGGCACGGTTCGCCGGCGCAGAAACAGGCCTATTTGCCCGGCATCGCCAGCGGCGACCTGCGGCTGCAGGCCTTCGGCGTGACCGAGCCGACCTCGGGGACCGATACTCTGTCGCTGCGCACCACGGCGCGGCGCGAAGGCGATCACTATGTCATCAACGGTCAGAAGATCTGGACCTCGCGCGCCGAGCATTCCGACCTGATGCTGCTGCTCGCGCGCACAACGCCGAAGGAAGAGGTCAAGAAGCGCACCGACGGCCTGTCGGTGTTTCTGGTGGACATGAAGCTAGCGCGTGGCGCCAGCATCACCATCAAGCCGATCCGTACCATGATGAACCACGCCACCACCGAGGTGTTCTTCGACGACCTTCGCGTGCCGGCGGAGAATCTCATCGGCGAGGAAGGCAAGGGCTTCCGTTATATCCTCTCCGGCATGAACACCGAGCGCATCCTCATCGCCTCGGAGTGCATCGGCGACGCCAAGTGGTTCATCGACAAGGCGTCCGCCTATGCCAAGGAGCGGGTGCTGTTCGGCCGTCCGATCGGTCAGAACCAGGGCGTTCAATTCCCCATCGCGCGCGCCTATGCGCAGATGCGCGCCGCCGAACTGATGGTGCACGAGGCCTGCCGCAAATACGAAGCCGGCGAGGATCTCGGCGCCGAGGCGAACATGGCGAAGCTCTTGGCCGCCGACGCCTCATGGGCTGCCGCCGACATGTGCGTGCAGACGCATGGCGGCTTCGGCTTTGCCGAGGAATACGACGTCGAGCGCAAGTTCCGCGAAACGCGCCTCTATCAGGTGGCGCCGATCTCGACCAATCTCATCCTGTCGTATCTGGCCGAGCATGTGCTTGGTTTGCCGAGGTCGTATTGA
- a CDS encoding 3-hydroxybutyrate dehydrogenase yields the protein MLKGKTALVTGSTSGIGLATARALAADGANLMLNGFGDKDTIEAIRSGLEKEFGIKASYSGADMSKAAEIAEMVATTEKEFGSLDVLVNNAGIQFVANIEDFPVERWDAVIAINLSSAFHTIRAAMPGMKKRKWGRIINIASAHGLVASAQKVAYVAAKHGIVGLTKVVAIEAANAGVTCNAICPGWVLTPLVQKQIDDRAKASGKPVRDEEIALLSEKQPMHQFTKPESIGALAVFLSGDAAASITGSAYSIDGGWVAQ from the coding sequence ATGCTCAAAGGCAAAACCGCACTCGTCACCGGCTCGACCTCCGGCATCGGGCTCGCCACCGCCCGGGCACTGGCGGCCGACGGCGCCAACCTCATGCTCAACGGCTTCGGCGACAAGGACACGATCGAGGCGATCCGCTCCGGCCTCGAGAAGGAGTTCGGCATCAAGGCCAGCTATTCGGGGGCCGACATGTCGAAGGCGGCCGAGATCGCCGAAATGGTGGCAACGACGGAAAAGGAATTCGGCTCGCTCGACGTCCTGGTCAACAATGCCGGCATCCAGTTCGTCGCCAACATCGAGGACTTCCCGGTCGAGCGCTGGGACGCGGTCATCGCCATCAATCTGTCGTCGGCCTTCCATACGATCCGCGCGGCGATGCCGGGCATGAAGAAGCGGAAATGGGGCCGTATCATCAACATCGCTTCGGCGCACGGACTGGTCGCCAGCGCGCAGAAGGTCGCCTATGTCGCGGCCAAGCACGGCATCGTCGGCCTCACCAAAGTGGTTGCGATCGAAGCCGCCAATGCCGGCGTGACCTGCAACGCCATCTGCCCCGGCTGGGTGCTGACGCCTTTGGTGCAGAAGCAGATCGACGATCGCGCCAAAGCGTCCGGAAAGCCGGTGCGCGATGAAGAAATCGCGCTCCTCTCCGAAAAGCAGCCGATGCACCAATTCACCAAACCGGAGAGTATCGGCGCGCTCGCGGTGTTCCTGTCGGGCGACGCGGCCGCCTCAATCACCGGCTCGGCCTATTCCATCGACGGCGGCTGGGTGGCGCAATAA
- a CDS encoding DUF1345 domain-containing protein, with protein MPIRIGKAHFKLVIAIVAGLACGLALLPLKIDAIARLLAAWDVGLVVYLALAARFRQRHDVTAIRKRAAEQDEGGLAILVLSIIATFASLVAAVFALVGAKQGDAPLAIGLTIVTIVLSWTFVHTIFAFHYAHEYYGRGRDDVIGGLEFPGDKAPDYRDFLYFSLVIGMTSQVSDVQITSKELRRMVSMHGVLSFFFNLVVLALTVNVVANLI; from the coding sequence ATGCCCATTCGCATTGGCAAGGCGCATTTCAAGCTCGTCATCGCCATCGTGGCCGGTCTCGCCTGCGGGCTGGCGCTGCTCCCATTAAAGATAGACGCGATCGCGCGTCTGCTCGCCGCATGGGATGTCGGACTCGTTGTCTATCTGGCGCTCGCCGCGCGCTTCCGGCAACGCCACGACGTCACGGCGATCCGCAAGCGCGCCGCCGAGCAGGATGAGGGCGGCCTCGCAATTCTGGTGCTGTCGATCATCGCCACCTTCGCCAGCCTCGTCGCCGCCGTCTTCGCGCTGGTCGGCGCCAAGCAGGGCGACGCGCCGCTCGCCATCGGCCTGACCATCGTCACGATCGTTTTGTCCTGGACCTTCGTGCATACGATCTTCGCGTTTCACTACGCGCATGAGTATTACGGACGAGGCCGCGACGACGTTATCGGCGGGCTCGAGTTTCCCGGCGACAAGGCGCCGGACTATCGCGACTTCCTGTATTTCTCGCTGGTCATCGGTATGACCTCGCAGGTCTCCGACGTGCAGATCACGTCGAAAGAACTGCGCCGCATGGTGTCGATGCACGGCGTGCTGTCGTTCTTCTTCAATCTCGTGGTGCTGGCGTTGACCGTGAATGTGGTCGCGAATTTGATCTAG
- a CDS encoding patatin-like phospholipase family protein: protein MNDFLSRLFWGEQKDEQTRPGGGKKKRINLALQGGGAHGAFTWGVIDHLLEDGRLAVEGISGTSAGAVNAVMLADGLNRGGPDEARKRLADFWRAASLGGDLPAVQRAVTDKLFALWPGEGSPTFNWLQAWSQQLSPYDLNPLNINPLKDLIERFVDFDGLRKDGRQIFIAATNVQTGKLHIFPKDKISAEAVMASACLPAVFQAVEIDGVPYWDGGYLGNPVIFPFFRSTQTEDVLIVQINPLMRKKIPQTTREIMGRVNEITFNSALMFELRAIEFVNRLIDQRRLPHGTGPNEYRHIKVHRIVMDGLGERFSASTKLRNDFESLDLLRKLGQRAARRFLDNHFADIGVRSSVDLKAEVASEQS from the coding sequence ATGAACGATTTTCTCTCGCGACTGTTCTGGGGCGAACAGAAGGACGAACAAACCCGGCCGGGCGGAGGGAAGAAGAAGCGCATCAATCTGGCGCTGCAGGGCGGCGGCGCGCATGGCGCCTTTACCTGGGGCGTGATCGATCATCTGCTCGAGGACGGCCGCCTCGCTGTCGAGGGCATTTCCGGCACCTCGGCCGGCGCCGTCAACGCTGTCATGTTGGCCGACGGCCTCAATCGCGGCGGCCCGGATGAAGCGCGCAAGCGCCTCGCCGATTTCTGGCGCGCGGCGAGCCTCGGCGGCGACCTGCCGGCGGTGCAGCGCGCCGTCACCGACAAATTGTTCGCGCTGTGGCCTGGCGAAGGCTCGCCGACCTTCAACTGGCTGCAGGCGTGGTCGCAGCAACTGTCGCCCTACGATCTCAATCCGCTCAACATCAATCCACTCAAGGACCTCATCGAGCGCTTTGTCGATTTCGACGGCTTGCGCAAGGACGGCCGGCAGATATTCATCGCCGCGACCAATGTGCAGACCGGGAAGCTGCATATCTTTCCGAAGGACAAGATTTCCGCCGAAGCGGTGATGGCCTCGGCCTGCCTGCCGGCCGTGTTTCAGGCGGTCGAGATCGACGGCGTGCCTTACTGGGATGGCGGCTATCTCGGCAATCCGGTGATCTTCCCGTTCTTCCGCTCGACGCAGACGGAGGACGTTCTGATCGTCCAGATCAATCCGCTGATGCGCAAGAAAATCCCGCAGACGACGCGCGAGATCATGGGCCGCGTCAACGAGATCACCTTCAACTCGGCGCTAATGTTCGAGCTGCGCGCCATCGAATTCGTCAACCGGCTGATCGACCAGCGCCGGCTGCCGCACGGCACCGGGCCGAACGAGTACCGCCATATCAAGGTGCATCGCATCGTCATGGACGGCCTGGGCGAGCGCTTCTCCGCCTCGACCAAGCTGCGCAACGATTTCGAGTCGCTCGATTTATTGCGCAAGCTCGGCCAGCGCGCCGCACGGCGCTTCCTCGACAATCACTTCGCCGATATCGGCGTGCGCTCAAGCGTCGATCTCAAGGCGGAAGTAGCGTCGGAGCAGAGTTAA
- a CDS encoding DMT family transporter, whose product MSSTAPSEPNAPPIHHHTTRPLDAIAIAVIVLLCLSWGFNHVAVKLALHDVPPMLQATIRSVIATILVAGWCAVRGIPLFRRDGTLIAGIAVGLMFGLEFILIYQGLVYTTATRAAVFLYLAPFIVVLGARVLMPADRFRPSQWLGLGLSFVGMIVAFGVPTPALDPRQTLGDLMMIGAAVFWAGTTLIIKASRLNGTFPEKVMLYQLVSSAPMMALAAWFAGERIERWPDQQALAWMAYQAVWVVSVTFVIWFALIKKYSASRVSAFTFLTPLFGVAAGHFVMGEPLTLAFLAAVAFVAAGLVLVNRPRS is encoded by the coding sequence ATGTCGTCGACTGCGCCGTCGGAGCCGAACGCTCCGCCGATCCATCACCACACCACCCGTCCGCTCGATGCGATAGCCATCGCCGTCATCGTGCTGCTGTGCCTGTCGTGGGGTTTCAACCACGTCGCGGTGAAGCTGGCGCTGCATGACGTTCCGCCGATGCTGCAGGCGACGATCCGCTCCGTCATCGCGACGATCCTGGTCGCGGGATGGTGTGCGGTGCGGGGCATTCCGCTGTTCCGGCGTGACGGCACCTTGATCGCCGGCATCGCCGTCGGCCTCATGTTCGGCCTCGAGTTCATCCTGATCTATCAGGGCCTCGTCTATACGACCGCGACCCGCGCGGCGGTGTTTCTCTATCTTGCGCCGTTCATCGTGGTGCTCGGCGCGCGCGTGCTGATGCCCGCAGACCGATTCCGTCCATCGCAATGGCTGGGTCTCGGTCTGTCGTTCGTCGGCATGATCGTGGCGTTCGGCGTCCCGACGCCGGCGCTCGATCCGCGGCAGACCCTCGGCGATCTGATGATGATCGGAGCCGCTGTTTTCTGGGCCGGTACCACGCTCATCATCAAGGCCAGCCGCCTCAACGGCACGTTCCCGGAAAAGGTGATGCTGTATCAGCTCGTCTCTTCGGCGCCGATGATGGCGCTCGCGGCGTGGTTCGCCGGCGAACGTATCGAACGCTGGCCGGACCAGCAGGCGCTGGCCTGGATGGCGTATCAGGCTGTCTGGGTCGTCAGCGTCACCTTCGTCATCTGGTTCGCGCTCATCAAGAAATATTCGGCCAGCCGCGTCTCGGCCTTCACCTTCCTGACGCCGTTGTTCGGCGTCGCCGCCGGTCATTTCGTCATGGGCGAGCCGCTGACGCTGGCCTTCCTGGCGGCTGTGGCCTTCGTTGCCGCCGGTCTTGTGCTGGTGAACAGACCGCGGAGCTGA
- a CDS encoding CaiB/BaiF CoA-transferase family protein — MTLPLEGILVVSVEQAVAAPQCTCRLADAGARVIKVERPEGDFARHYDYIVHGESAHLVWLNRGKESVVCDLTKEEDKALLEAMLAKADVFVQNLKPGALGKLGFSFERLRKDYPKLICASISGYGESGPYAQRKAYDLLIQAESGLASVTGGPEAPARVGVSVVDIAAGLSAYEAILEALIRRSRTGEGATISVSMFDAMAEWMTIPLLNQEWGNPFKRVGLKHPTIAPYGVFQTRDGADILISIQNDREWRVLADKVLGNAALGTDERFATNPQRQANRAETDAAVAAVFGEQDVEPLMKKLAAADIAFARVNDSALLSTHPHLRRVTVGTPSGPASTPAPGARFVGEERHYGDIPALGAHSEKIRQEFSPH; from the coding sequence ATGACTCTCCCTCTCGAAGGCATCCTCGTCGTCTCGGTCGAACAGGCCGTCGCCGCGCCGCAATGCACCTGCCGCCTCGCCGATGCCGGCGCGCGCGTCATCAAGGTCGAGCGGCCGGAAGGCGATTTTGCCCGACACTACGATTACATCGTCCATGGCGAGAGCGCGCATCTGGTCTGGCTCAACCGCGGCAAGGAGTCGGTGGTCTGCGATCTCACCAAAGAAGAAGACAAGGCACTGCTCGAGGCGATGCTCGCAAAGGCCGACGTCTTCGTGCAGAACTTGAAACCCGGCGCGCTCGGCAAACTCGGCTTTTCATTCGAGCGCCTGCGCAAGGATTATCCCAAGCTGATCTGCGCCTCGATTTCCGGCTACGGCGAAAGCGGGCCCTACGCGCAGCGCAAGGCTTACGATCTTCTGATCCAGGCCGAGTCGGGTCTCGCGTCGGTGACCGGCGGGCCGGAAGCGCCGGCGCGCGTCGGCGTCTCCGTCGTGGATATCGCCGCCGGCCTCAGCGCCTATGAGGCGATTCTCGAGGCGCTGATCCGCCGCAGCCGCACCGGCGAGGGCGCCACTATCTCGGTGTCGATGTTCGATGCCATGGCGGAGTGGATGACGATTCCTCTGCTCAATCAGGAATGGGGCAATCCGTTCAAGCGCGTCGGCCTCAAGCATCCGACCATCGCGCCTTACGGCGTGTTCCAGACCCGCGACGGCGCCGACATTCTGATCTCGATTCAAAACGACCGCGAATGGCGCGTGCTTGCCGACAAGGTGCTCGGCAATGCCGCGCTCGGCACCGACGAACGCTTTGCCACCAATCCGCAGCGTCAGGCCAATCGCGCCGAGACCGACGCCGCCGTCGCCGCGGTGTTCGGCGAGCAGGATGTCGAGCCCTTGATGAAGAAGCTCGCCGCCGCCGATATTGCCTTCGCCCGCGTCAACGACTCGGCGCTGCTGTCAACGCATCCGCATCTGCGGCGCGTCACGGTCGGGACACCGAGCGGCCCGGCCTCAACGCCGGCGCCGGGCGCGCGCTTCGTCGGCGAGGAGCGCCACTACGGGGACATCCCGGCGCTCGGCGCGCATAGCGAAAAGATTCGGCAGGAGTTCTCGCCGCACTAG
- a CDS encoding Fur family transcriptional regulator, producing the protein MAKKAQAHDHSRDIFPTPDHDHGRCAADAIAHAEAVCAANKERLTPIRRRVLEALLASHAPLGAYELIDRLADAGEGGRPAPITIYRALDFLREQGLVHRIESRNAFIACVHNHASGDPVVFLICDTCGAVGEATGAAIADAIKAATRAAGFAPKTPVIEISGTCAHCRST; encoded by the coding sequence GTGGCAAAAAAAGCCCAGGCACACGACCACAGCCGAGACATATTTCCGACGCCGGATCACGATCACGGTCGCTGCGCCGCGGACGCGATCGCGCATGCCGAGGCGGTCTGCGCTGCTAACAAGGAACGCCTGACGCCGATCCGCCGCCGCGTCCTCGAGGCCTTGCTGGCGAGCCATGCGCCCCTTGGCGCCTATGAGCTGATCGACCGGCTCGCCGATGCCGGCGAGGGCGGCCGCCCGGCGCCGATCACAATCTATCGCGCGCTCGACTTCTTGCGCGAGCAGGGCCTCGTCCACCGCATCGAAAGCCGCAACGCCTTCATCGCCTGCGTGCACAATCACGCCAGCGGCGATCCGGTGGTGTTCCTGATTTGCGACACCTGCGGTGCTGTCGGCGAAGCGACCGGCGCCGCTATTGCCGATGCCATCAAGGCGGCCACGCGCGCCGCCGGTTTCGCGCCCAAGACCCCGGTCATCGAAATCTCCGGAACCTGCGCGCATTGCAGATCCACCTGA